The DNA region GGAGGTCGATGGAGGTGAGCTCAAAGAGCGCGAGCGCGCCGGCGAGCAGGGCGAGTGCGGGCCAGAGGGTGCGGGCAAGATTGAGCGGGGCGGAGTTCACGGAGTGCGGAGAGAATCGGAGAGTGTCTCGCGAAGAAGCGAAGGGAGCGAAGGTGGGCGGTTGCGGGTAAGTTCCTGGCGTCTGGCTTGGCCACAAAAGGCGCACGGGGCGCAAAAAGGGAAAGCGACGGAGAGATGAGGCAGGTGTTGTTAGAGTGAGGTTTTCGGATGCCGACGGGGACGTCGGCGCTCCCAGGGATCAGCGGGCGGCGTGGAGGTCGGAGGTGGGAGCGGTTGACGAAAGTTCGGCGCCGAGGGAGGCGCGGTGTTGTTCGTCGGGGGTGAGGGCTTTGTAGCCGTGGGTTTTGTAGAGGTAGCTGGCGGTCTGGTAGTAGGCGATGGTCTCGTGTTCCTCTTCTTGTGTGCCGGGGACGCGGGTGAAGGTGCCGGACTCGGCGGTACCGGTGAATTGATCGACCTGGCGACGGGGGTTGAGGATGACGAGTTCGCCGGGTTCGTAGAGGCCGAGGCGCTGGTAGTTGCCGATGAGGGCGCGGCGGTCGCCGGTGGCTTTGCGAACATCCCAGCCGTAGAAGCGACTGGCGTAGCTCCAGTTGAGCAGGCCGAGGAGGGTGGGCGCGTAGTCCACCTGCGACGTGAGATCGCGGATACGGCCGGGGGCGACTTGTCCGCCGGGGGCGTAGATGAAGAGGGGGATGTGGTAGTTCTGGACGGGGAGCTCGGTCTTGCCGGCGACGGAGGCGCAGTGGTCGGCGACAATGACGAAGACGGTGTTTTTGAACCAGGGCTTGTTTTCGGCGGCGCGGAGGAACTGGCCGATGGCGTAGTCGGTGTATTTCACGGCGCCGGCGCGGCCGGAAACTTTCGAGGGGAGGTCAATGCGGCCGTCGGGGTAGGTGAACGGGCGGTGGTTCGACGTGGTCATGACGAAGAAGTGAAACGGTTTGCCGGAGGCGGCGGATTCGTCGGCCTCGCGGAGGGTCCAGCTGAGGAGGTCTTCGTCGCAGGCGCCCCAGGCGTTGGCGAAGGTGATGTCTTTCTTCGCAACGGAGGCGCGGTCGACGACGCGGTAGCCGTTGTGGCCGAAGAAGGCGTTCATGTTATCGAAGTAGCCGTAGCCGCCGTAGATGAAGGCTGTATCGTAGCCGCGGCTACGAAAGACGGAGCCGAGGGTGAAGAGGTTTTCGTTTTCGGGGCGCTTGACGAGGGAGCGGCCGGGGGTGGGCGGGATGGCGAGGGTGAGGGCTTCCATGCCGCGATCGGTGCGCGTGCCGGTGGCGTAGAAGTTTTCGAAGACGAGGCTTTTGGCAGCGAGGGCTTCGAGGTTGGGGGTGAGGTGGGAGGCGCGGTTGAAGGTGGAGAGGAAGTCGGCGCTGAGGCTTTCGACGGTGATCTGGATGACGTTGGGGTTGAGCTCGGGGCCGGGGTTGCGGATGAAACGAAGGGTGTCGCGCGGGTTGTTGCCGAGGGGGGTGGAGCCGTCGGCGGAGAGTTCGTGGCGGATGTTGGCGAAGGATTGGTCGATGTCGCGGGTGGCGTAGAACTGGTCGTAATCGAGCTCGTTGTTGCGGAAGGCGGCGAAGAAGGACCAGAGGCCGTTTTTGGCGAGTTCGCGGTGGTAGTTGTTGGCGAAGGCGGGGAGCTGTTCGGAGTTGAGGGCGAAGGCGGCGACGGTGGCGGCGAGAATCCAGCCGGAGGCGGCGAGCCAGCGGTGGCGGGGGAGCTCGGCGGTGTCGTCGAGCCAGCGGCGCATGAGGCCGGTACGGAGGACGAGCGCGTAGAGAACGGCGGCGATGAGGGCGATGCCGCCGAAGATGAGCGGCATGTTGTAGGATTCGCGGATGTTGCCGACGACCTCCTGGGTGTAGACGAGGTAGTCGACGGCGATGAAGTTGAAGCGGGCGCTGAATTCGTCCCAGAAAACCCATTCGGAGACGGCGCCGAAGACGAGGAGGGCGAGAATGAGGAACATGCCGAGGTGGGCGCAGGCGCGGGCCCAGATGCGGTCGAAGAATTTTTCGGGCAGGAGCGCGAGGAGCAGCACGAGCGGGAGCGAGAAGAGGAGGGCGGTGCCGAGATCGAAAAGGAAACCCCAGCCGAAGGAGGCGAAGAGGGCGGGGGAGAGGTTGGCGGCGGGGAGGGACTTTATGAGGAGCGCGACGCGGATGAGGAGGGACGTGGACGCGAAGAGCAGGATGAAGAGGAGGACGCCGCCGTGACGGCGTTCGAGGAGGGAGCGGAAAAGGGTGGGCAAGGGGCCGGGGCGGGAGGCGGCTGACGCGGCGGAGGGGGAGCTGGGTTTCATGCGGGAAAGGGGGACGAGTTGCCCAGAGCGTACGTGGCCGGGATGAATGGAAGGTGAACGGCGGATTAAATCTTGTTCATGTTGGGGCGGGTCGCATCGTGCCCGGGATGGCCGCCGCTAAACCCTTTATCTTCGTGTGCGGCGCGGATGATTTTTTGGTCAACCGCGCGGGGAAGGCGCGTTTCGAGGAACTGGCGCTGGAGGTGACGGATGAGTTTTCGCGAGAAGTGCTAAGCGGATTTGCGGGGAACGTCGGCGAGGTGGAGACGGCGATCAACCGGTTCCGCGAGAGCGTGCAGACGGTGTCGATGTTTGGAGGGAAGCGGCTCGTGTGGTTCAAGGATGTGAACTTCCTGGCGGACACGGTCACGGGTCGCGCGGAGAGCACGCTGAAGCTGGTGGAGGATTTGAAAGAGCTGCTGGAGACGATCGATCCGGAGCAGGTGACGGTGCTGATCACGGCGACGCCGGTGGACCGGCGTCGGGCGTTTCCGAAGTGGTGCGAGAAGACGGCGGATTTTTTGCTGGTCGGCGGCGATGGCGACAGTGCGGCGGAGGCGCTCGCGGGTGTGGTGCTGGCGGAGGCGCGGGAGCTGGGCGTGAATTTTGGGGAAGGTGCGTTGCAGTTGTTACTCGCGAAAGTGGGGGCGAACACGCGGCTCTTGATCGAGGAGACGCACAAACTCGCGACGTACGCAGGCGAAGGGAAACCGATCGAGGAGGCGTTCGTCGCGGAGCTGACGCCGAATGTGGCGGAGGGGGATTTCTTCGAGGCGGCGGAGGCGTTTTTCAGCGGGGATCTGAAGTGGACCCTGGCGGCGTTGCACCGGCATTTTTTCACGGGCGGGGATGCGCGGCCGATTATCTCGGCGTTGCAGAACCGGAACCGGATTTTGCTGCAAGTGCGGGCGCTCATCGATGCGGGAGATGTGCGGCTGGGGCCGCGCGGGCTCGATGGGATGCCGAAGGCGCAGGCGGCGTATGGGAAGCATTTCGTGGGAGCGACGGAGAAGAGTTCGTACAATCTTTTCAGTCAGAACGCGTGGTATGTGGGAAAGCTCGCGAGCACGGGGAAGCTGCCGACGCTCCGCAGGCTGATCGATAATCAGCAGGAGTTCATCGTGGCGTTTGGAGATATCGTGAAGCGGTCGGACGAGCAGGAGGAAGTGCTGCGCGATATGGCGGTGCGGTGTTTGTCGGCGTGATGCGGCAATGAATGATTTCTCACGCAAAGGCGCGAAGGCGCAAAGGACGGAGAGGCTGATTGGTAGCGGGGTTGCGAATGCGCGTGAATCCGGGGCTGGTTTTAACGCCGCATGAGTGCCGATGTTGAAATCTCCTCGAAGCGGCGTGGCGTGGTGACGGCGTTGCTGGCGGTGTCGCTCGCGTGCAATGTGGCGGTGTTGTTTTTGCCGTTCATGGATCTGCGGACGGGGCTGACGAGCGAGCCGTATTCGCTGATCAACTCCATCAAGATGCTCTGGAGTTCGGGGCTCTATGTGCTGGCGGCGCTCGTGGTGGGGTTTTCGGTGGTGTTTCCTTTTGCGAAGCTGGCGGTGCTGACAGGCGTGTGCATGGCCGGGCAGATCAATGCGCGGAACCGGCCGTTGCTGGAGTGGGTGGAGCGGCTGGGGAAGTGGTCGATGCTGGATGTGTTTTTGGTGTGCATCATCCTGACGCTGACGTCGGGGCAGATGCTGGTGGGGGCGACGCCGATGGTGGGGATTCCGGTGTTTGTCGTGGCGATTTTGTTGAGCATGATCGCGGGGGAGTTGCTGGCGGCGACGGCGGAGGCCGGGGTGGTGGCGTCGCGCGATCGCGGCACGAAGGCGGAGGTGTTGCGCGGCGGTTTTTGGCTGATGCTTTCGGGTGTGGCGCTGGGCGGGGCGGTGAGTTTTCCGTTTTTGAAGATCAGCGACTGGCTGCTCTCGGACCGCGCTTACAGCATCGTGCAACTGGTGCCGACGCTGTGGCAGGAAGAGGCGTACACGCCGATGGTGATCATCGGGGCGTTTTTATTGGTGGCGCCGCTGATCGCTTGGCTGGCGACGTGGCGTTGGTGGTTGCTGCGGAGGAAGGGGCATCCGGCGCACGATGCGCACCGGCAGATGATGATCGCGCGGCGTTGGAGCATGCTGGATGTGTTTGGCCTGGCGCTGGCGATCTTCCTTGTGGAGGGAGAGTATCTGATGAAGACGGAGGTGCGGTGGGGGGCGTTGTTTCTTGTGGTGCTCGTCGCGGTGCAGGCGATCGCGCAGGCGGCGTTGGAGCGGGCGTTTCCGACGGAGGAGTGAGGTGGGGCGGAGATCGAAGTGGGGCACGCAAAGGCGCGAAGGCGCAAAGAAGGCGGGGCGGAGGTGTTGGGGAGTTTGGGGAGAGACGATGTGTAGGGCGGTGGTGTTTTGGGGTTTGCCGGAGGATGGGCGGGGGCTCTTAGCTTCGCGCAATCATGTCCCAAGAAACTGTCGCAGCTGCCATTCCCAACGTGCTTGCCGAACGCTACGCCTCGCCGGCGTTGAAGGATATCTGGTCTCCAGCGGGGCGCATCGGGATCGAGCGCGATTACTGGATCGCAGTGATGAAGGGGCAGCGCACGCTAGGGCTGAAAATTCCGGCGGAGGCGATCACGGCGTACGAGAAAGTGAAGAGCCAGATCGACCTAGCGGCGATCGATGCGCGGGAGCGGAAGACGCTTCACGATGTGAAGGCGCGTATCGAGGAGTTTTCGGGCCTGGCGGGGCATGAATTTATCCATCTCGGGCTGACGAGCCGAGATCTCACGGAGAACGTGGAGCAGCTGCAGATTCATCGCTCGCTTGGCGTCGTTAAAATGAAGGCGGCGGCGGCGCTCATCGGATTGGCGAAGCAGGCGAAGACGCATCGTGACGTGATGCTCACGGGGCGCACGCACAACGTGGCGGCGCAGCCGACGACGCTGGGCAAGCGGCTGGCGATGTTTGGGCAGGAAGTGCTGGGGGCTTACGCGCGGCTGGTGGAGTTGATCGAGCGTTATCCGGTGCGCGGGTTGAAGGGCGCGGTGGGAACGCAGCTGGATCAGTTGACGCTTTTTGGCGGCAGTGCGGCGAAGGTCGATAAGCTGGAGAAGGCGATTTTGAAGCACTTGGGTTTCAAGCAGGCGCTGTTCGCGGTGGGGCAGGTGTATCCGCGTTCCCTGGACTTCGAGGTCGTGTCGGCGTTGCACCAGTTGGGCGCGTCGGCGGCGAGTTTTGCGACGACGCTGCGGTTGATGGCGGGGCAGGGCTTGCTCACGGAAGGTTTTCAGGCGGGGCAGGTCGGGTCGTCGGCGATGCCGCACAAGGTGAACGCGCGTAACTGCGAACGCATCTGCGGGTTTTCGACGATTCTCAGCGGCTACGTGACGATGACGGGCGCACTCTCGGGACATCAGTGGAACGAGGGCGATGTCTCGTGCTCGGTGGTGCGCCGCGTGGCGTTGCCGGATGCGTTCTACGCGATCGACGGATTGCTGGAGACGTTCCTCACGGTGCTGAAGCAGATGGATGTTTTCACGGCGGCGATCGCGGCGGAGAACACGCGCAATCTGCCGTTTCTCGCGACGACGACGATTCTCATGGAAGCGGTCAAAGGCGGCGCAGGTCGTGAAACTGCGCATGAGGCGATCAAGGAGCACGCGCTCGCTGCGGCGAAAGCGATGCGCTCGGGCGGCGGCGATGCGGACTTGGTTGGGCGTCTCGCAGGCGATGCACGGCTGGGGCTTGGGCGGCCGAAGTTGGAGAAGATTTTGTCGGAAGGCAGTCGGTTCGTCGGCGCGGCGCCGCAGCAAGTGGATACGTTTGTCGGCGAAGTCGCGCGGGTGACGAAGGGAGTTAAGGGCGCGTCGGCGTATCAGCCGGGGAAGCTGTTGTAAGGCGGGCGGCGCTTATTTCGCCGGAGCCGGCTGCGAGTTCCCCTGGGGCTTCTTGGGGGGCGACTCAGGCGGCTTTGCTTGGATTGTTTCCACGACTTCAGAAGTGCCGAGCGTCACCGCGCCTTTGCGATCGATCCGCTTGATGCTGATTATCGGCGTGGGCACGTCGCGTCCGAGATAAGCGGATGATGTGCTGACGAGCGTCGGCAGGGTTTCTTCAAGGGATATGCCGTTTGAGGAGGTGGTGATTTTTGTTCTCCAGAGCAGTTTCCGCTCTTTTTTCACCAGGGAGGCAAAGTCGTAGGCGGTGATGACGATGTAGTAGCAGTCTTCGTAGATCTGTGCGACCAACTCGCGGGTCAATTCATCGCGATTGGTGAAGCGGTAGAGTGGATTGCCAATCCCCATATCTACGGTGGAACGGAATTGATCGGAGAGCGCCTTCTCGAAGTCGGCTGCGAATTTGGTGCCCCCTACGAGCCGGGCCCGGGAAAGGATGTTGGTCCAGTAGTCTGGCGGTGGCAAAAATGACTCATCGTCCGTTTTGCTGATGGTGTTGTGAGATCCCCAGATGATGAACAGGACCTGGGTCGGTGGATGCGCGGCGTCGGTGTTTTTATAGCCGGCTTTTTCAAGTGCGTTCCGGACGCTGGCCTCAAGGCGGACGGGATCGATTTTCTGCTGGGTGCGGCTGTTTTCGCCCTCGGTGTGGTCGCCCGAGATATTTGCCTGGTAGTAAACCGGATTTTCGGGGCTCGGCTCCGGGATTTTCCGGCCGTCCTCAGTCATTTCTGTGAGGCCGACCAGATCCAGGCTGGGACGGCTTTGAAGCGAGCGAGGCAGGAGAGAAAAGACGAATTTGGATTTTTCCTGCGAAGGGGCGGGCGGCTTGGATGAAGCGGGCGGAGAGGCCATGAGTGGTCCGCCGGCGATTAGCAAAAGAATGAAAGGAAGGTGCAGGCGCATGTGTGGGGTGACCGGACTGCAATGGGGCGGGGCTCGCCGGGCCGAACTCCACCGCCAGATGAAGACTACTGATCGGGAAGTGTGCAGGGCGAAGGTGAGCGGCAACCTCTTTTTGATGCATGCGGGACTTCGGGGACAGAGGTGGAAATTTGGGTTTGCCAGCGGTAAGAGCGCTCCGCTTCCTTTGTCGTTCACGTTGTTTTTAACCTTTCATCCACAATTACCGCCATGTCCGAACTCGTAGGAAATGTCTTGGTAGGCCAGTCCGGAGGCCCCACCGCCGTTATCAATGCCAGCCTTGCAGGTGTCGTCGCCGAAGCGCTGAACCATGGTGAAATCGAAGAGATCTACGGTTCGCTGAATGGCGTGCTCGGCATCCTCAACGAGGACTTCATCGATCTCGCCGCGCAGTCGCAGCAGACGATCCGTAATCTCCGCCATACGCCCGGCGCCGCTCTCGGCACCTGCCGTTACAAGCTCAAGAAGCAGCAGGATTTCGAGCGCGTGCTCGAGGTTTTCAAGGCGCACAACATCCGCTATTTCTTCTACGCGGGCGGCAACGATTCGCAGGACACGGCGGACAAGATTTCCAAGCTCGCTCAGGAGCAGAACTACGAGCTCCGCGTCATCGGCATTCCGAAGACGATCGATAACGATCTTCCCTCGACCGATCACTGCCCCGGCTACGGCAGCGTGATCAAGTTCGTGAGCACCACGGTGCGCGAACTCGCCTGCGATAACGAGGCGATGGGCCAGAACGATCTTGTTTCCATTCTCGAAGTCATGGGCCGCAATGCGGGCTGGATCGCCGCTGGCGCATCCCTCGCAAAACGCCGCGATCACCCACATGATGCTCCGCATCTGATCTATTTGCCTGAGGTCGCGTTCTCTTCTGAGAAGTTCGTCGCTGACGTGCAGCGCGTGCTGAAGCGCGAGAAGTATTGCATGATCGTCGTGGGCGAAGGCCTCGTCGATGCGGATGGCAATTACGTCTCGGCGGCTGAGGCGACCGACTCGTTTGGCCACGCTCAGCTCGGCGGTGCCGGCGAGTACCTGAAGTCGCTGGTTGAGCAGAATCTCCCCGGGATCAAAGCCCGTGTTGCCAAGCTCGGCATCACGCAGCGCGCGGCGGCTCACGCCGGTTCCAAGACGGATGCCGATGAGGCATTCCTCGCCGGCCAGGCGGCCGTCAAGGCAGCGATCAAGGGCGAGACCGATGTGATGGTGACGCTGCTCCGCGGTGACGCCGATCACTACACCGTCGAGACCGGGCTCGCTCCGCTGAGCGAGATCGCGAATGGCGTGAAGAAGCTCCCGCGCGAGTGGATCAACGAAGACGGCACCAGCATGAATCATCAGTTCGTGCGCTATGCCCAGCCGCTGATTCAGGGCGAGACGCCTGTTCCTTACGAAAACGGCCTGCCCGTTTTCGCGAAGTTCGAGAAGAGCCGTGTCGAGAAGCTCCTCGGCGCTTACCAGCTCTAAGTTTTTCCCGGCCAGCAGAGACTAACACCACACACCATGAGGCGCGGTCTTACCACCGCACCGCAGGCACAAGAGCCGGTCGAGAGACTGGCTCTTGTTGCGTCTGGAGGTTGTCATAAACAACGCGGCTCTGAGGTGAGCGGGTGCTCTGCGCACGTTGGGCGATGGCGAAAAATAAAACGTGGAAATGCGGATAGCATCGCTCAACGCGCCGGGACGGCGCATTCCAACCGCGCACCCTTGTTTCAACCTTCGGCTTGCGGCGCGGGGCAGGCGCTGCGATGACGTGTTTTCTTATGGCAACTCTCCCTGCTCAATTCGCCGGGGTCACGGTCGTGACCAAGGCCAATGTTTATTTTGACGGCAAAGTCGTCAGCCACTCGGTGCTCTTTGCTGATGGCAGCAAGAAGACGCTCGGGCTCATCTACGCCGGGTCGTATCACTTCGGTACGGACGCCGCCGAACGCATGGAGATCGTCGCGGGTGCCTGCAAAGTGACGCTCGACGGGCAGACTGCGGTGAAGAGCTACGGGGCGGGCGAGTTTTTCGATGTTCCGGCCAAGAGCGGCTTCACGATCGAGGTCGCTGGGGGGGTCGCGGAGTACATCTGCTCGTTTTTGACGTGATGGCGTCGCTGCCGGCTAGTGGTCCGCCTTGGGCCGGGCCGCGGCGGCAGATCGCGCGTTTTAGTCTGTGACATCCGCGCTCTGGCGCGGATTTTTTGCAGGTGATGGAAGCAGCGACTGTTGGTTGGCGAGTGGGCGGGCGTGGCGGAAGGCCTGGGGGCGGATGCGTATTTTCCCCGGTCAAACAAACGTTGCCTGCACTTTTGGGGCGTCTCACGTTTTTGCGCATGAATCGAGTGCGGCGGGCGGCGGGATTGTTTCTGGGGTGGATGGCATGGCTTTGTGCTTGCGGCGTGGTGGCTCGCGCGGATGACGCGGCTGGCGCCGGGCTGCCTGCGGGGCTTTATGCGGACATCACGACTCCGCGCGGAGTGATCACGACGGAGTTATTTTTTAAGAAAACGCCGCTGGCGGTGATGAGTTTTGTAGGGCTGGCGGAAGGAGTGTTCGGGCCGCAGAAAGGGAGGCCGTTTTTCGACGGGCTGATTTTTCACCGGGTGGTGCCGGGTTTCGTGGTGCAGGGGGGCGATCCGCTGGGCCGGGGCGAGGGCGGGCCGGGATACACGTTTCCCGATGAGTTCGTGCCGGGGTTGAGTCACGATGCGGCGGGGGTGCTCTCGATGGCGAACACGGGGCCGGACTCGAACGGGTCGCAATTTTTTCTCACGCTGGAGCCGGTGGTGCGGCTGGATTATCTGCACACGGTGTTCGGACGGGTGGTGAGCGGGGTGGAGGCGCTGCCGACGATCCAGCCGGGGGACGCGATGGAGGTTCGTATCCGGCGTGTGGGCACCGAAGCGGAGGGGTTCCGGGCCGATCCGGATGTGTTCGCTGCGCTGAGCGCGAAAGCCTTGGAGGCGCGGGCGGGGCGCGAGGGAGCGGAGCCGCGGGTGTTTTTCGACGATCCGGGGCATTTGCTGCCGGCGGAGCCGCCGAGGGCGCGGGCGTTTAATTTCAAGCTGGCGGCTTTTGAGCGGGTGACGGGGAGGAAGGTTTTTTTTCGTCTGCTCGACAAGGCGCCGGCGGGCACGGAAGGGCGGAAGCTTGGGGCGTACGTGAAGGAGCAGGCTGGTCAGCTCGGGCTGGCGGCGGATGGCGTGCTGGTGGTGTATGTGGCGGAGCGCGACGAGTGGAAGATCTGGATAGGAGACGCGCTGCTGCCCGTGATCATGGGGAGGCAGGGCACCGTGGATGAGTTCATGCGGGCAGGGGCGTTGCATGAGGTGAAGGAGGCGTTGCTGGCGAAGGCGAAGAAGCGGCTGGCCGCGCCGGGTGATGCGGCCGAGGCGCCGGGGCAGAGGCTGAAGCTGGCGTGCGATGATGTGCTGGCGGAGTTGATTGCGGTGCTGTCGCCGAAAAGGGAGTGAAGGCGGCGGATTGTGCGGGCACGAGCGGGCCGGTTTCTTGACTCGGTAGCGGGGCGCGTGAGTGATGGGGGGCGTGCTACCGCCGCATGCTCCTTCTTATCGATGGTCATTCCGGACGCTGATTTTGCTGGGGATGTCGGCGGTGGTGCTGGGGGCGATGGGGCTTTTGGGGGCGTTGCTCAGCCGGCAGTCACGGCAGATGGCGGAGGAGCTGGCGACGGCGTTGCTGGCGCAAAAGATCCAGCATGTGGAAGGGCGCATCGACGGGTTGCTCGAGGCGGCGGAGCGGCAGGGGCGGGTGAGCCGGGAGCTGACGCCGGAGGGCGGGCTGGCGTCGAAAGATTTTTTGCCGGTGTTTTTGCGGCTGGCGTCGAGTTTCGCGCAGCGGGAGGAGTTCACTTATCTGGGCTATGCGGTGGAGGCGACGGGGGAGTATGCGATGCTGGAGCGGCGGGAGGACTCGGCGTGCCGGTTGCGTGAATACCTGTTGTTGCCGTCGGGCGAGCGGGTAATCCGGCAGCACCGGGTGACGCGGGAGGGTTTCGAGCTGGAGAAGACGGAGCCGTGGGATGGGTACGATCCGAGGACGCGGCCGTTTTATCAGCAGGCGCGGGGGGCGACGGGGCCGGTGTGGACGCGGGCGTACCCGTTTGTGGGGAACGACTGGCATCCGGAGGTGCTGGGGGTGACGCATGCGTTGCCGGTCAGGAGCGGGGCGGGGGCGTTGTTGGGGGTGTGGGATGTGGATTTCGACATGCGGGAGCTGTCGCGGTTTTTGAAGAACGGGGCGTCGGACCAGACGGGATACGCGCTGGTGATGGAGGTGGCGGAGGCGGGGGCGGTGTTGATCGCGCATCCGGCGATGAGTGCGGGGCGGGGTGAAGGCGCGGCATCGCCGCTGGACCCGGTGCTGCCGCAGCTGACGACGTTTTTGAGAAATGGGGCGGGTGCGGGCGGGGGAATGTTGACGCTTCGCGTGAAGACGGAGGAAGGCGTGAGGCTGGTGGCGTCGCGCCGGCTGGCGGCGGGCGGGCCGCCGTGGTTGGTGGCGGTGGTTTTCGACGAGGCGGCGGCGCTGGCGAAGCTGGAGGGGAACCGGCAGTGGATCTGGTTGCTGGTGCTGGGGGTGACGGGGCTGGCGGTGCTGACGGCGGCGTGGCTGGCGCATGTGTTGTGGCGACCGGTGGAGCAGTTGCGGGCGGCGGCCGAGGGGCTAGCGGGTGAATCGGGTTTGCGGACGGTGCCGGTGGAGGGGCCGCGTGAGCTGACGCGACTGGCGGAGACGTACAACACGATGGCGCAGGCGGTGGAGACGCGGCGGCGGGAGTTGCTGGCGGCGAATCTGCGGTTGCAGGAGGAAGTGCGGCAGAGGGGATTGAGGGAGGCGGAGTTGGAGGCGGTGTTCGCGAATGCGCCGGTGGAGATCTGGGCGGTGGATACGGCGGGGCGGTACACGCTCCAGAGCCGGCGGCTGCGGGAGCGTTGCGGGGAAGGGATCGGGGCGACGCCGGAGGAGCTGAGCCTGCCGCCGGAGGTGGCCGAGGCGTATGCGCAGAATAACCGGCGGGCGCTGGGCGGGGAGACGGTGCGCGGAGAGACGACGGAGGAGACCGGCGGGCAGCAGGCGCATTATCACTGGATTGTTTCGCCCATCCGTATCGGAGGGTTGGTGACGGGTGCGCTGGGGGTGAGCATCGATGTGACGGAGCGGCGGCGGGCAGAGGATGCGTTGTGGCGGAGCCAGCAGCGGTTACGGCTGCATCTGGAGAACACGCCGCTGGGGGTGGTGGACTGGAGCCCGGACATGACGGTGCTCTCGTGGAATCCGGCGGCGGAGGCGGTGTTTGGGTGGAGCGCGGGGGATGCGCTGGGGCGGAACGGGTTGTTCATCGTGCCGGAGGCGGAGCGGGCGGAGGTGAAGGCGTTGTGGGCGGACTTGCTGGCGACGCGCGGCGGGTACCGGCACTATAATCAGAATCTGACGCGGGACGGGCGGATCATCGATTGCGAGTGGTACAACACGGTGTTGCTGGACGAGAACGAGCAGGTGATCGGTGTGTCGTCACTGGTGCTGGATGTGAGCCAGCGGTTGAATGCGGAGGCGTTGCTGCGGGAGTCGGAGGAGCGGTTTTTGCACGCGTTCCAGGCGAGTCCGGTGGCGAAGATCATCAGCCGGCGGAGGGATGGGACGATCCTGGATGCGAACGACCGGTTTTTGCAGATGGTGGATCGCAAGCGCGAGGATGTGGTGGGGCGGACGAGTCTGGATGCCGGGATATGGGAAAGCCCGGCGGACCGGGCGCTATTTTTGCAGACGCTGGATCGAGATGGGGAGTTGCGGGACCGGGAGTATCGGTTGCGGCCGAGGACGGGG from Nibricoccus aquaticus includes:
- a CDS encoding peptidylprolyl isomerase; the protein is MNRVRRAAGLFLGWMAWLCACGVVARADDAAGAGLPAGLYADITTPRGVITTELFFKKTPLAVMSFVGLAEGVFGPQKGRPFFDGLIFHRVVPGFVVQGGDPLGRGEGGPGYTFPDEFVPGLSHDAAGVLSMANTGPDSNGSQFFLTLEPVVRLDYLHTVFGRVVSGVEALPTIQPGDAMEVRIRRVGTEAEGFRADPDVFAALSAKALEARAGREGAEPRVFFDDPGHLLPAEPPRARAFNFKLAAFERVTGRKVFFRLLDKAPAGTEGRKLGAYVKEQAGQLGLAADGVLVVYVAERDEWKIWIGDALLPVIMGRQGTVDEFMRAGALHEVKEALLAKAKKRLAAPGDAAEAPGQRLKLACDDVLAELIAVLSPKRE
- a CDS encoding PAS domain S-box protein, whose translation is MLPPHAPSYRWSFRTLILLGMSAVVLGAMGLLGALLSRQSRQMAEELATALLAQKIQHVEGRIDGLLEAAERQGRVSRELTPEGGLASKDFLPVFLRLASSFAQREEFTYLGYAVEATGEYAMLERREDSACRLREYLLLPSGERVIRQHRVTREGFELEKTEPWDGYDPRTRPFYQQARGATGPVWTRAYPFVGNDWHPEVLGVTHALPVRSGAGALLGVWDVDFDMRELSRFLKNGASDQTGYALVMEVAEAGAVLIAHPAMSAGRGEGAASPLDPVLPQLTTFLRNGAGAGGGMLTLRVKTEEGVRLVASRRLAAGGPPWLVAVVFDEAAALAKLEGNRQWIWLLVLGVTGLAVLTAAWLAHVLWRPVEQLRAAAEGLAGESGLRTVPVEGPRELTRLAETYNTMAQAVETRRRELLAANLRLQEEVRQRGLREAELEAVFANAPVEIWAVDTAGRYTLQSRRLRERCGEGIGATPEELSLPPEVAEAYAQNNRRALGGETVRGETTEETGGQQAHYHWIVSPIRIGGLVTGALGVSIDVTERRRAEDALWRSQQRLRLHLENTPLGVVDWSPDMTVLSWNPAAEAVFGWSAGDALGRNGLFIVPEAERAEVKALWADLLATRGGYRHYNQNLTRDGRIIDCEWYNTVLLDENEQVIGVSSLVLDVSQRLNAEALLRESEERFLHAFQASPVAKIISRRRDGTILDANDRFLQMVDRKREDVVGRTSLDAGIWESPADRALFLQTLDRDGELRDREYRLRPRTGEPVDVIVSAAAVSLGDDMCLLVTFVDNTERKRAEQALRESQRFLSSLVGHLPGMVYRCRNDKQWTMTFVSNGAKELTGYTPAELEHNRVLDFASLVHPEDRDRLWRETQAAIASGRNAFSYEYRIRHRSGEVRWVWERGEAQIEGDGTVSTLVGFITDISERKSAEDEVLMLNLSLERRVEERTAELAAANGQLKELDRLKSEFLATMSHELRTPLNSIIGFSSILRQGLAGPLNGEQEKQIDMVRGSARHLLSLINDLLDLSRIESGHMEVSVEEFELAGVLSEVEAVLAPMVTQRGLAYGSRCVGGAVRIFSDRQRVFQVILNLANNAVKFTERGSVTVECESVAGEVVVRVRDTGIGIKAEHLPLLFEAFRQVDGSARRVYEGTGLGLHLCRKLLDLLGGRIVVESVYREGSCFTVTLPRKTLKPGGAKPV